A stretch of the Aphis gossypii isolate Hap1 chromosome 2, ASM2018417v2, whole genome shotgun sequence genome encodes the following:
- the LOC114129953 gene encoding farnesol dehydrogenase-like, which yields MEKWNGKVAVVTGASSGIGEETCRQLVKKGMIVVGFARREDKLQELEKSLKGKLGKFFYVKVDLCSEENILEAFNWVKRTLKSIDVLINNAGVMKQSDLLGKTNDWKQMFDTNVIGLNICSREAIKIMEELKTKEGHIININSIGGHYQFPFMKDIAIYTATKHAVTEITESLRELLGMKNLPIRVTSISPGAVETEMIEEVRHLKEQNMLKSTDIAEAIMYALSVPQRVNIAEIIIRPTKENTLAFMKSTM from the exons ATGGAAAAGTGGAATGGAAAAGTTGCTGTAGTAACTGGTGCTTCTTCTGGAATTGGAGAGGAAACTTGTCGACAACTGGTTAAAAAGGGAATGATTGTGGTTGGTTTTGCTAGAAGAGAAGATAAACTTCAG gagtTAGAAAAGAGTTTAAAAGGAAAACtgggtaaatttttttacgttaaaGTGGATTTATGTTCGGAAGAAAACATTTTGGAAGCTTTTAATTGGGTAAAGAGAACATTAAAATCTATCGATGTACTGATTAACAATGCAGGTGTTATGAAACAAAGTgatttattag GAAAAACAAATGATTGGAAGCAAATGTTTGATACTAATGTCATAGGTCTCAACATTTGCAGCAGGGAAGCCATAAAAATTATGGAAGAACTCAAAACCAAAGAGGgccacataataaatattaacag TATTGGAGGTCATTACCAATTTCCATTTATGAAAGACATTGCAATTTATACCGCTACCAAACATGCCGTTACTGAAATTACAGAGTCTTTAAGAGAATTGTTAGGCATGAAAAATTTGCCCATCAGAGTCACG AGTATCAGTCCGGGTGCAGTAGAAACCGAAATGATTGAAGAAGTGAGACATTTAAAAGAACAGAATATGTTGAAATCTACTGACATCGCTGAAGCTATCATGTATGCGTTGAGTGTACCACAACGTGTTAAC atCGCTGAAATCATCATACGACCAACAAAAGAAAATACATTAGCTTTCATGAAGAGCACCATGTAA